In Corallococcus macrosporus, the following are encoded in one genomic region:
- a CDS encoding serine/threonine-protein kinase — MDRVDTATPSPAAPGVDIRFGKYRMVQRLAAGGMAHIFLATLDGPDGFSKACVIKRILPEYANLEPFARMFADEAKVAALLTHPNIVQVFDFGKIDGQYYLAMEWIQGQSLDRIMRHAAAANMPLGPRVTVDVGIAMSDALTYAHAKTLSDGTPLKLVHRDITPGNVLVSRDGIVKLADFGIVKSSVNLERTVAGVVKGKYAYMSPEQITNRELDHRSDLYSLGIVLYELSTGRRLFKRDTMEATIVAASQGDVPPPSRVAPGFPPELERILLKLLAKDPAQRHQTARELHDDLERYRTAQHWTSGGRELATLMATLFPPDASGRVSTAVAVPGSMPGSSSLVGSGVSSAPQAMPDHALEVQESSALVPTGMLPRSTGTGSTTGVIPAPEQPAAPEAFPWALAAAAGVALAGSAVFWLFIA; from the coding sequence TTGGACAGGGTTGACACCGCCACGCCGTCGCCGGCCGCCCCCGGAGTGGACATCCGCTTCGGCAAGTACCGCATGGTGCAGCGGCTGGCCGCGGGCGGCATGGCGCACATCTTCCTTGCGACCCTCGACGGGCCGGACGGCTTCTCCAAGGCGTGCGTCATCAAGCGCATCCTGCCGGAGTACGCGAACCTGGAGCCCTTCGCGCGGATGTTCGCGGACGAGGCGAAGGTGGCGGCGCTGCTGACGCACCCGAACATCGTGCAGGTGTTCGACTTCGGGAAGATCGACGGCCAGTACTACCTGGCGATGGAGTGGATTCAAGGCCAGTCGCTGGATCGCATCATGCGGCACGCGGCGGCGGCGAACATGCCGCTGGGCCCGCGCGTGACGGTGGACGTGGGCATCGCGATGTCGGACGCGCTGACGTACGCGCACGCGAAGACGCTGTCGGACGGGACGCCGCTGAAGCTGGTGCACCGGGACATCACGCCGGGCAACGTGCTGGTGTCGCGCGACGGCATCGTGAAGCTGGCGGACTTCGGCATCGTGAAGAGCTCCGTGAACCTGGAGCGCACGGTGGCCGGGGTGGTGAAGGGCAAGTACGCGTACATGTCCCCGGAGCAGATTACGAACCGGGAGCTGGACCACCGCTCGGACCTGTATTCGCTGGGCATCGTCCTCTACGAGCTGTCCACGGGGCGCCGGCTGTTCAAGCGCGACACGATGGAGGCCACCATCGTGGCCGCGTCGCAGGGGGACGTGCCGCCGCCGTCGAGGGTGGCGCCGGGTTTCCCGCCGGAGCTGGAGCGCATCCTGCTCAAGCTGCTGGCGAAGGACCCCGCGCAGCGCCACCAGACGGCGCGCGAGCTGCACGACGACCTGGAGCGCTACCGCACGGCGCAGCACTGGACATCCGGTGGCCGGGAGCTGGCGACGCTGATGGCCACGCTCTTTCCGCCGGACGCCTCCGGCCGGGTGTCCACCGCGGTGGCGGTGCCGGGCTCCATGCCGGGCTCGTCCAGCCTGGTGGGCTCGGGTGTCTCCAGCGCGCCGCAGGCGATGCCGGACCATGCGCTGGAGGTCCAGGAGTCCAGCGCGCTGGTGCCCACCGGCATGCTGCCCCGGAGCACCGGGACGGGCTCCACCACGGGCGTCATCCCGGCGCCGGAACAGCCGGCCGCGCCGGAGGCGTTCCCCTGGGCGCTGGCCGCGGCGGCGGGCGTGGCGCTGGCGGGCAGCGCGGTGTTCTGGCTGTTCATCGCGTGA
- a CDS encoding ATPase domain-containing protein → MPSSESALFQSGIPSFDVLLGGGIPPRQSFIVTGTPGSGKTVLCSQVAFQAAARGIPVVLATVTSEPHDKLMGALSSFNFFKPELLGEKIFIISAYSALKRGPKEARDLLLQTVRERGAAMLFIDGLRSIRDLWQDEARLREFLYELGIGLAASNCIGLFTTEYPLDRLMALPEATTVDGIVSLSVQTHGSRRVRRVEVVKLRGRPHLTGEHTMTIHEEGVEFIPRLEATPVPFQDEPPTLLRKGFGLPELDALMHGGLPQLSTTMLAGSMGIGKTILALHFAADAARHGEKSLFVSFFDAPAMLAARARRVGLDVTPLLEESRLFFHYVPPMEAEGDVLVRDILRKVDALGVQRLVVDGLTDLELSILDPERRRMFMASLAMRLRIRNITSLFTREVPKIVGTELDFNDAPVAILGENLLLLRYVELHGQMHRILSVLKMRDSEYTADLREFQIKDSGVKVLAPVRSAVGLLTGQARPLGSSIGGLGE, encoded by the coding sequence ATGCCCAGCAGTGAGTCCGCCCTCTTCCAGAGCGGCATCCCCAGCTTCGACGTCCTCCTGGGCGGAGGCATCCCTCCGCGCCAGTCCTTCATCGTCACCGGGACGCCCGGATCCGGGAAGACGGTGCTGTGCAGCCAGGTGGCCTTCCAGGCCGCGGCGCGGGGCATCCCCGTGGTGTTGGCGACCGTCACCTCGGAGCCGCACGACAAGCTGATGGGGGCCCTGTCCAGCTTCAACTTCTTCAAGCCGGAGCTGCTGGGCGAGAAGATCTTCATCATCAGCGCCTACTCCGCGCTCAAGCGGGGCCCCAAGGAAGCGCGGGACCTGCTGCTGCAGACGGTGCGCGAGCGCGGCGCGGCCATGCTCTTCATCGACGGGCTGCGCTCCATCCGGGACCTCTGGCAGGACGAGGCGCGGCTGCGCGAGTTCCTCTACGAGCTGGGCATCGGCCTGGCCGCCAGCAACTGCATCGGCCTGTTCACCACGGAGTACCCGCTGGACCGGCTGATGGCGCTGCCGGAGGCCACCACGGTGGACGGCATCGTGTCCCTGTCCGTGCAGACCCACGGCTCGCGCCGGGTGCGCCGGGTGGAGGTGGTGAAGCTGCGCGGCCGGCCCCACCTGACCGGTGAGCACACCATGACCATCCACGAGGAGGGCGTGGAGTTCATCCCGCGCCTGGAGGCCACCCCGGTGCCCTTCCAGGACGAGCCCCCCACGCTCCTTCGCAAGGGCTTCGGGCTGCCGGAGCTGGATGCGCTGATGCACGGGGGGCTTCCGCAGCTCAGCACCACGATGCTCGCGGGCAGCATGGGCATCGGGAAGACCATCCTCGCCCTGCACTTCGCCGCGGACGCCGCGCGCCACGGGGAGAAGTCGCTCTTCGTCTCCTTCTTCGACGCGCCCGCCATGCTCGCGGCGCGCGCACGGCGCGTGGGACTGGACGTGACCCCGCTGCTGGAGGAGTCCCGGCTGTTCTTCCACTACGTGCCCCCCATGGAGGCGGAAGGGGACGTGCTCGTCCGGGACATCCTGCGCAAGGTGGACGCGCTCGGCGTCCAGCGGCTGGTGGTGGACGGGCTCACGGACCTGGAGCTGTCCATCCTGGACCCCGAGCGGCGGCGCATGTTCATGGCCTCGCTCGCGATGCGGCTGCGCATCCGGAACATCACCTCCCTGTTCACCCGGGAGGTGCCGAAGATCGTCGGCACGGAGCTGGACTTCAACGACGCGCCGGTGGCCATCCTGGGAGAGAACCTGCTGCTCCTGCGCTACGTGGAGCTGCACGGCCAGATGCACCGCATCCTGTCCGTGCTCAAGATGCGGGACAGTGAGTACACCGCCGACCTGCGCGAGTTCCAGATCAAGGACAGCGGGGTGAAGGTGCTCGCGCCCGTGCGCTCCGCAGTGGGACTGCTGACAGGCCAGGCCCGCCCGCTGGGGAGCAGCATCGGAGGGCTGGGTGAATGA
- a CDS encoding MFS transporter, with translation MATSSSDAPSPLTAPRPLSAQDIRTLGLAALGGALEFYDFIIFVFFTAVMGRLFFPPETAEWLRQLQTFGLFAAGYLARPLGGIVMAHFGDRTGRKRMFTLSVFLMSVPTLCMGLLPTFATAGYAAPLLLLTLRLLQGAAVGGEVPGAWVFVSEHVPEHRVGLACGTLTSGLTLGILLGSLVATAVNTAFTPEQVMAYGWRVPFVVGGVFGFLAVFLRRWLQETPVFEEMRQRKALVKELPLKAALQGHAPAVVVSMIFTWVLTAGIVVVILMTPTLMQQLHGIPPARALAANSVATLTLTVGCVCYGLLADRLGATRAMAIGSGVLLVAAQLFYRGVASAPEHLVPLYAAVGFCVGVAGVVPAVMVHAFPPAVRFSGLSFSYNVAYALFGGLTPLAVTLAMKESPLAPAHYVSGVCAVGLAVALLRSRGFAARASDPAPPPTPSR, from the coding sequence ATGGCGACCTCCTCCTCCGACGCCCCGTCTCCGCTGACCGCTCCCCGTCCCCTGTCCGCCCAGGACATCCGCACCCTGGGGCTGGCGGCGCTGGGGGGCGCGCTGGAGTTCTATGACTTCATCATCTTCGTGTTCTTCACGGCGGTGATGGGGCGGCTGTTCTTCCCGCCGGAGACGGCGGAGTGGCTGCGGCAATTGCAGACGTTCGGCCTGTTCGCGGCGGGCTACCTGGCGCGGCCGCTGGGCGGCATCGTGATGGCCCACTTCGGGGACCGGACCGGGCGCAAGCGGATGTTCACGTTGAGCGTCTTCCTGATGTCGGTGCCCACGCTGTGCATGGGCCTCCTGCCCACGTTCGCCACCGCCGGGTACGCGGCGCCGCTCCTGCTGCTCACGCTGCGGCTGTTGCAGGGCGCGGCGGTGGGCGGCGAGGTGCCGGGCGCGTGGGTGTTCGTCTCCGAGCACGTGCCGGAGCACCGCGTGGGGCTGGCGTGCGGGACGCTCACCTCCGGGCTCACGCTGGGCATCCTGCTGGGGTCGCTGGTGGCCACGGCGGTCAACACCGCGTTCACGCCGGAGCAGGTGATGGCGTACGGCTGGCGCGTGCCCTTCGTCGTGGGCGGCGTGTTCGGCTTCCTCGCCGTGTTCCTGCGCCGCTGGCTCCAGGAGACGCCCGTCTTCGAGGAGATGCGTCAGCGCAAGGCGCTGGTGAAGGAGCTGCCGCTCAAGGCCGCGCTCCAGGGCCACGCGCCCGCCGTCGTCGTGTCCATGATCTTCACCTGGGTGCTGACGGCGGGCATCGTCGTGGTCATCCTGATGACGCCCACGCTGATGCAGCAGTTGCACGGCATCCCGCCCGCGCGGGCGCTGGCGGCCAACAGCGTGGCCACGCTCACGCTCACCGTGGGCTGCGTCTGCTACGGGCTCCTGGCGGACCGGCTGGGGGCGACGCGGGCCATGGCCATCGGCTCGGGCGTGCTGCTCGTGGCCGCGCAGCTGTTCTACCGGGGCGTGGCGAGCGCGCCGGAGCACCTGGTGCCGCTCTACGCGGCCGTGGGGTTCTGCGTGGGCGTCGCGGGCGTGGTGCCCGCGGTGATGGTGCACGCCTTCCCTCCGGCGGTGCGCTTCTCCGGGCTGTCGTTCTCCTACAACGTGGCCTACGCGCTGTTCGGCGGCCTCACGCCGCTCGCCGTCACGCTGGCCATGAAAGAGAGCCCGCTCGCGCCCGCGCACTACGTCTCCGGCGTGTGCGCGGTGGGGCTGGCGGTGGCGCTGCTGCGGTCCCGGGGCTTCGCCGCCCGCGCGAGCGACCCGGCGCCGCCCCCCACGCCCTCGCGCTGA
- a CDS encoding ATP-binding response regulator, with the protein MSLVLIAEDEEALLEVFSEVVEDLGHRVIRAHNGEEALLLARTETPDLVVSDHMMPRRTGMQLLHAMRSEPTLSDVPFLLLSAARPQGREAAQTFLAKPVDLSTFEQAVSNALQYRAAQRTDAAPAAREPSSSVSLAREEMLNWVAHELKTPLSSARLNTQLLLRKVQKRGIEDERRSAEAVLRQLDRMNGLVTSILDASRLADGKLELKLAPTSLVPFLQDLVQEWRELQPEMDFTFRDGEPLEPLMLDAERLRQVLNNLLSNAVKYSGTSRHIEVGVTINPGLVLIHVRDWGVGIPASALPHVFDRFQRADEDRGRGHGLGLFIAASLARLHGGSLSARSTLGEGSTFTLRLPRRN; encoded by the coding sequence ATGAGCCTGGTCCTCATCGCGGAGGATGAAGAGGCGCTCCTGGAGGTCTTCTCCGAGGTGGTGGAGGACCTGGGCCACCGCGTGATCCGCGCGCACAACGGCGAGGAGGCGCTGCTGCTGGCGCGCACGGAGACGCCGGACCTGGTGGTCAGCGACCACATGATGCCCCGGCGCACCGGCATGCAGCTCCTGCACGCCATGCGCTCCGAGCCCACGCTGTCCGACGTGCCCTTCCTGCTCTTGAGCGCGGCGCGGCCCCAGGGCCGTGAAGCGGCGCAGACCTTCCTCGCGAAGCCGGTGGACCTGTCCACCTTCGAGCAGGCCGTGAGCAACGCGCTCCAGTACCGCGCGGCGCAGCGGACGGACGCCGCTCCGGCCGCGCGCGAGCCATCCAGCTCCGTGAGCCTGGCGCGCGAGGAGATGCTCAACTGGGTGGCGCACGAGCTGAAGACGCCGCTCAGCTCCGCGCGGCTCAACACGCAGCTCTTGCTGCGCAAGGTCCAGAAGCGCGGCATCGAGGACGAGCGCCGCTCCGCGGAGGCCGTCCTGCGCCAGTTGGACCGGATGAACGGGCTGGTGACGTCCATCCTGGACGCCTCCCGGCTGGCGGACGGCAAGCTGGAGCTGAAGCTCGCGCCCACGTCGCTGGTGCCCTTCCTCCAGGACCTCGTCCAGGAATGGCGCGAACTGCAGCCGGAGATGGACTTCACCTTCCGCGACGGGGAGCCGCTGGAGCCGCTGATGCTGGACGCGGAGCGGCTGCGCCAGGTGCTCAACAACCTGCTCTCCAACGCGGTGAAGTACAGCGGCACCTCGCGACACATCGAAGTGGGCGTGACCATCAACCCGGGCCTGGTCCTCATCCACGTGCGCGACTGGGGCGTGGGCATCCCCGCCAGCGCCCTGCCCCACGTCTTCGACCGCTTCCAGCGCGCGGACGAGGACCGGGGACGCGGCCACGGCCTGGGCCTCTTCATCGCGGCCTCGCTCGCCAGGCTGCACGGCGGCTCGCTCTCCGCCCGCTCCACCCTGGGCGAGGGCTCCACCTTCACCCTCCGTCTGCCCCGGAGGAACTGA
- a CDS encoding MFS transporter has translation MSTPRPPRLSSLRALKHRNFAFLWGGAALSNIGTWMEVLALGVYVTKVTGRAEWTGGVAALTWLPSILLSPLGGALGDRFDRRRTVALGALVQMVLAGTLAALAFTGGLTVRWVAVISFLNGCAVTLFMPAFSALIAVSVPKEDLHSALSLNSAQANLGRICGPALAALIIAHADIGWVLLLNTLSFGAVMLALLGVRGAPAAAKPAVPEGVWAGIARGFQVARADEGLLMAMGGTLAIAICIAPFTALAPVMAIRVFGQDAGATSMLVTAQGTGALLAALSAGTLADRMGRARLLEVSLLLIGPVAAAYWWSPSLGMATAAVLLLGALYMLTLTGLATLCQARVSGELQARIASLNSMLLFVGFTVGVWSQGALADRLGVRPVMGGAAFGFLLFTVLLRTLRSRGFAAYET, from the coding sequence GTGTCCACGCCCCGACCGCCTCGCCTGTCCTCGTTGCGCGCGTTGAAGCACCGCAACTTCGCCTTCCTGTGGGGTGGCGCGGCGCTGTCCAACATCGGCACGTGGATGGAGGTGCTGGCGCTGGGCGTGTACGTGACGAAGGTGACGGGCCGGGCGGAGTGGACGGGCGGCGTGGCGGCGCTGACGTGGCTGCCGTCCATCCTGCTTTCGCCGCTGGGAGGCGCGCTGGGGGACCGGTTCGACCGGCGGCGCACGGTGGCACTGGGCGCGCTGGTGCAGATGGTGCTCGCGGGGACGCTGGCGGCGCTGGCCTTCACGGGCGGGCTCACGGTGCGGTGGGTGGCGGTCATCTCGTTCCTCAACGGATGCGCCGTCACGCTGTTCATGCCCGCGTTCTCCGCGCTCATCGCTGTCTCGGTGCCGAAGGAGGATCTGCACAGCGCGCTCAGCCTCAACTCGGCGCAGGCCAACCTGGGGCGCATCTGCGGTCCGGCGCTGGCGGCGCTGATCATCGCGCACGCGGACATCGGCTGGGTGCTGCTGCTCAACACGCTCTCCTTCGGCGCGGTGATGCTGGCGCTCCTGGGCGTGCGGGGGGCTCCGGCCGCCGCGAAGCCCGCGGTGCCGGAGGGCGTGTGGGCGGGCATCGCTCGGGGCTTCCAGGTGGCGCGGGCGGACGAGGGGCTGCTCATGGCCATGGGCGGCACGCTGGCCATCGCCATCTGCATCGCTCCGTTCACGGCGCTGGCGCCGGTCATGGCCATCCGCGTGTTCGGTCAGGACGCGGGCGCCACGTCGATGCTGGTGACGGCGCAGGGCACGGGCGCGCTCCTGGCGGCGCTGAGCGCGGGGACGCTCGCGGACCGGATGGGGCGCGCGAGGCTCTTGGAGGTGAGCCTGCTGCTCATTGGCCCGGTGGCGGCGGCGTACTGGTGGTCCCCATCGCTGGGGATGGCGACGGCGGCGGTGCTGCTGCTGGGGGCGCTGTACATGCTGACGCTCACGGGACTGGCCACGCTGTGCCAGGCGCGCGTGTCCGGCGAGCTCCAGGCGCGCATCGCCAGCCTCAACTCCATGCTGCTCTTCGTCGGCTTCACGGTGGGCGTGTGGTCGCAGGGCGCGCTCGCGGACCGGCTGGGCGTGCGGCCCGTCATGGGGGGCGCGGCGTTCGGATTCCTCCTCTTCACCGTCCTGCTGCGCACGCTGCGCTCGCGCGGCTTCGCGGCCTACGAGACCTGA
- a CDS encoding PEGA domain-containing protein → MKNQKTWVAVILLGTVAVNAGAYLMVRSRKAAQPEPVAARPPVPTPDVAPPPPPVAAPSEDANAGLVRALRASGLAALEDRDYDRAVAQFTEALKLRPNDKDSDLTRLLGIATDLRSRGQSRTAQAPTPREPSPGRTPPRTRAAKLAAARAAREQQHAAEAAPQEEAKGGLLLVTSTPPGLVVMVDGKALDLTPARLQVSAGTHRVVLAQGDRRLYEETVEVDGDSVRSLNRDLSAELTPSAPRPAPVPVAAVGPASPPAATASPAGGPAPAPRTPESTTPPEPSVAKAAVAQRGDLEVTSPGLYGEVWINGRPYGFPPISAQALPSGPARVEVRVNGEVKRRMTVEVEPGRSTRVRVK, encoded by the coding sequence GTGAAGAATCAGAAGACCTGGGTCGCCGTCATCCTGCTGGGCACCGTGGCCGTGAACGCCGGGGCGTACCTGATGGTCCGCTCGCGCAAGGCCGCGCAGCCCGAGCCCGTCGCAGCGCGCCCTCCCGTCCCCACGCCCGACGTGGCCCCGCCGCCGCCGCCCGTGGCCGCGCCGTCGGAGGACGCGAACGCGGGGCTCGTCCGGGCGCTGCGCGCGTCGGGCCTGGCCGCGCTGGAGGACCGCGACTACGACCGCGCGGTGGCGCAGTTCACGGAGGCGCTCAAGCTGCGCCCCAACGACAAGGACAGCGATCTCACGCGCCTCTTGGGCATCGCCACCGACCTGCGCTCCCGCGGCCAGTCCCGCACCGCGCAGGCGCCCACGCCCCGGGAGCCGTCGCCCGGCCGCACGCCGCCCCGCACGCGCGCCGCGAAGCTCGCCGCCGCCCGGGCCGCGCGTGAGCAACAGCATGCCGCGGAGGCCGCTCCGCAGGAGGAGGCGAAGGGCGGGCTCCTGCTGGTGACGTCCACGCCGCCGGGCTTGGTGGTGATGGTGGACGGCAAGGCGCTGGACCTGACGCCCGCGCGGTTGCAGGTGTCCGCGGGCACGCACCGCGTGGTGCTCGCGCAGGGCGACCGCCGCCTGTACGAGGAGACGGTGGAGGTGGATGGGGACTCGGTGCGCTCGCTCAACCGCGACCTCTCCGCGGAGCTGACGCCGTCCGCGCCCAGGCCGGCCCCGGTGCCCGTGGCGGCCGTGGGGCCCGCGTCGCCCCCCGCCGCGACCGCGTCGCCCGCGGGTGGGCCCGCCCCGGCCCCGCGCACGCCGGAGTCCACGACGCCGCCGGAACCGTCCGTGGCCAAGGCCGCAGTGGCGCAGCGGGGCGACCTGGAGGTGACGTCGCCCGGGCTCTACGGCGAGGTGTGGATCAACGGCCGGCCGTATGGTTTTCCGCCCATCTCCGCGCAGGCGCTGCCCTCCGGCCCCGCGCGCGTGGAGGTCCGCGTCAACGGCGAGGTGAAGCGGCGCATGACGGTGGAGGTCGAGCCGGGCCGCAGCACCCGCGTGCGTGTGAAGTGA